The following nucleotide sequence is from Nitrospira sp. CR1.1.
AGCATCGGAGTGGCGCAGGCACGGGCCGCATTGACCTATGTCATGACCCGAGGCTACGGGCGACTGGCACTCGCCGGCTCCAGCTTCGGCGGCCTCATCTCGATCCTTGCAGCCGCTGAGTGGACAGATCTGCACAAGTCACCGCCGGCGACCGTTCCACCACTCACCTGCCTCGCACTCAAATGCCCGGTGGTTGATTTCGGAGAGGAGCTTCGCTTAGAGCTGGGGGAAGATGGGCTGCAGCAATGGAAACAAACGAACACGATCCCGGATCTCCATGGAGGTCCCTCCCGCCTCCCCCTCGACTATGCCTTCTATCAGGACTGCCTCACCCGCATCGCGTATGAGCCGGCCCGAACCATTACCGCGCCAACGTTGATCGTACAGGGGGATCATGACGAATATGTTCCCCTGCACCAAAGCCAACGGCTGTACGCATCTGTGTCTGGCCCCAAACACCTGGAAATTCTTCCCGGTGCTGATCATCGATTCACGAACCCGTCCGATTTCCAGCGGATGCTGACGTTGCTCGCGAACTGGATTGCCGCGCCTCCCGCTGCCTGACTCCTTCCCAACCACCCCATCGACGCGCCTCAGACCATGCCGCCGCGGAGTCCGCTTCGCACGCAGTGGTTCGCGAGAGAGCGATCGAAGGCTTTCTCCTGCACCCTCTGCTCCAGCTTGCACAGCTGAAAATAACGAACACGATCACGCAGTG
It contains:
- a CDS encoding abhydrolase domain-containing 18 — its product is MEEELSFRDQAGNRIAAVLAKPQHPTDSVAVLCHGFLSNKNSASNQALAELLNNRGIATLRFDCFGHGDSDGPFAKLTTSIGVAQARAALTYVMTRGYGRLALAGSSFGGLISILAAAEWTDLHKSPPATVPPLTCLALKCPVVDFGEELRLELGEDGLQQWKQTNTIPDLHGGPSRLPLDYAFYQDCLTRIAYEPARTITAPTLIVQGDHDEYVPLHQSQRLYASVSGPKHLEILPGADHRFTNPSDFQRMLTLLANWIAAPPAA